From the Roseibium sp. HPY-6 genome, one window contains:
- a CDS encoding mechanosensitive ion channel domain-containing protein, with the protein MEDSMDQVAAYMPLLINAAKAVVVLVIGWMLAGFLSRVVRKRIVSQPQIDDTIGGFAASIVRWLVLLVTFIAVLQLFGIQATSLVAVLGAGTLAIGLALQGTLSDVAAGVMLIIFRPYKIGQFVDIGGTSGTVKDLNIFVTELVTPDNVQIIMPNGQAWGTVVTNYSAHDTRRLDLTFGIDYGDDADKAIQIILDVANADERVHKDPEPWVRVTNLGDSSVDLGVRLWCDAGDYWELKFHMLKSVKEAFDAGGVSIPYPHSVEIQKTG; encoded by the coding sequence ATGGAAGACTCAATGGATCAGGTGGCGGCCTATATGCCGCTACTCATAAACGCGGCCAAGGCCGTCGTCGTTCTCGTTATCGGCTGGATGCTTGCCGGATTTTTGTCCCGTGTGGTCAGAAAACGGATCGTCAGCCAGCCGCAGATCGATGACACGATCGGCGGATTTGCGGCCTCGATCGTAAGGTGGCTTGTTCTTCTGGTCACCTTCATCGCAGTGCTGCAACTGTTCGGGATCCAGGCCACCAGTCTTGTCGCCGTTCTCGGCGCCGGTACGCTCGCGATCGGCCTCGCTTTACAGGGAACGCTGAGCGATGTCGCAGCAGGCGTCATGCTGATCATCTTCCGGCCATACAAGATCGGCCAATTCGTTGATATCGGCGGAACGTCAGGCACGGTGAAGGATCTCAACATCTTCGTCACCGAACTTGTCACGCCGGACAATGTCCAGATCATCATGCCTAACGGTCAGGCCTGGGGAACGGTTGTTACCAACTATTCCGCTCATGACACGCGGCGTCTCGACCTGACTTTTGGCATCGACTACGGGGACGATGCGGACAAGGCCATTCAGATTATCCTGGATGTCGCCAATGCCGACGAGCGCGTGCACAAGGATCCGGAGCCCTGGGTGCGGGTAACCAATCTGGGTGACAGTTCGGTCGACCTTGGCGTCCGGCTTTGGTGTGACGCCGGTGACTATTGGGAACTGAAGTTTCACATGTTGAAGTCGGTCAAAGAAGCCTTTGACGCCGGCGGTGTCTCCATTCCCTATCCGCATTCTGTCGAAATTCAGAAGACGGGCTGA
- a CDS encoding NAD(P)-dependent oxidoreductase: MSLKGKTLFITGASRGIGKAIALRAAKDGANIAVAAKTAEPHPKLEGTIFTAAEEIEAAGGKALPIVLDVRDDVAVKAAIDKTADHFGGLDILVNNASAIQLTPVQQTDMKRFDLMHQINTRGTLACSKHAIEHLKNADNPHILMLSPPLDMQEKWFAPFTPYSIAKYGMSLVVLGLAGELRYKGIAVNALWPRTTIATAAIKNIIGGDKMMQQSRTPDILADAAYEIFVSPSKDFTGQFVIDDTFLASRGVSDFDKYRVDPSLSLAPDFFVPEDIEAPADLGPAEN; encoded by the coding sequence ATGTCTTTGAAGGGCAAAACGCTTTTCATCACAGGCGCGTCGCGCGGCATTGGAAAGGCGATCGCTTTGAGAGCAGCCAAAGACGGGGCAAACATCGCCGTTGCCGCAAAAACCGCTGAGCCCCATCCAAAACTCGAAGGCACGATTTTTACCGCGGCAGAGGAAATCGAGGCGGCGGGTGGAAAGGCGTTGCCGATTGTGCTGGATGTGCGCGACGACGTGGCGGTGAAAGCGGCGATCGACAAGACCGCGGATCATTTCGGTGGGCTGGATATTCTCGTCAACAATGCCAGTGCCATTCAACTGACACCCGTGCAACAGACAGACATGAAGCGGTTCGATCTGATGCACCAGATCAACACACGCGGCACGCTTGCCTGCTCCAAGCACGCGATCGAGCATCTTAAGAACGCAGACAATCCGCATATTCTGATGCTCTCGCCACCTCTCGACATGCAGGAAAAGTGGTTTGCGCCCTTCACGCCCTACTCAATCGCGAAATACGGAATGAGCCTTGTGGTGCTCGGCCTTGCGGGCGAGTTACGCTACAAGGGAATTGCCGTGAATGCTCTTTGGCCCCGGACGACGATCGCAACAGCTGCAATCAAGAACATCATCGGCGGGGACAAGATGATGCAACAGAGCCGGACACCGGATATCCTGGCGGACGCCGCTTACGAGATCTTCGTATCACCGTCGAAGGACTTTACCGGGCAATTCGTCATCGATGACACATTCCTGGCAAGCCGGGGCGTGAGCGACTTTGACAAGTACCGCGTCGATCCCAGCCTGTCGCTTGCTCCCGATTTCTTCGTTCCAGAAGACATTGAAGCACCGGCCGATCTGGGGCCTGCCGAAAACTGA
- a CDS encoding ankyrin repeat domain-containing protein, with product MSDGVSHELESHKKAARRLRKAYAKGDPEARARLASHVSQDKDLRHADFLHVVAREAGQDSWPKLKFALESAAMSREEKAERLKMALYFGQNWVIERLLQDDPGLKDANLGLQIALYDLASVRSALDADPLAATQVIGVRTPILHLAYSKEIHRSPEKAHDMLAIAELLVAGGADVDDGYPAQPGEDYKISALYGALCHADNFALGEWLLERGANPNDDESLYHSTELGHTKALEALLRHGALPDGTNALPRALDFDNEEMVRLLLEGGADPNLSVPDHPSGQPMNTIPSLHQAARRGGSVCVVKLLLKHGADPEAVWDGHTAHAMALIYGNNEVADYLAAQGHERPLGRNEIVLAACASGKSSPGRLETERLSEEDQGLLTRLAFIPGKLDHMKRLVDAGLDPDVPDSMGLPPLHVAGWNGLAEEMVYFLSLGPDLARKNDFGGDALDTVLHGSEFAPRRPEADYITCARLLLEAGSILYPKFITNCGNEEMAQFLEDWRDGVR from the coding sequence ATGTCAGACGGCGTATCCCACGAACTTGAATCTCACAAGAAGGCCGCGCGCCGCTTACGCAAGGCGTATGCCAAGGGGGATCCCGAAGCGCGTGCCCGCCTCGCATCTCATGTCAGCCAGGACAAGGACCTCAGGCACGCTGACTTCCTTCATGTTGTTGCCCGCGAGGCAGGACAGGACAGTTGGCCCAAGCTGAAATTCGCTCTGGAAAGCGCGGCCATGAGCCGCGAGGAGAAAGCCGAGCGGCTGAAAATGGCGCTCTATTTCGGACAAAACTGGGTCATTGAAAGGCTGTTACAGGACGACCCCGGTTTGAAGGACGCCAATCTGGGGCTCCAAATAGCGTTATACGATCTGGCGTCTGTTCGCTCTGCCTTGGACGCTGACCCCTTAGCCGCAACGCAGGTCATAGGCGTGCGTACGCCGATCCTGCATCTGGCCTATTCAAAGGAAATACATCGTAGTCCCGAGAAGGCTCATGACATGCTGGCGATTGCCGAGCTTCTGGTTGCCGGCGGTGCCGATGTCGATGACGGATATCCCGCTCAGCCGGGCGAAGACTACAAGATATCGGCCCTTTACGGGGCTCTTTGTCATGCAGACAATTTCGCACTTGGCGAGTGGTTGCTGGAACGTGGCGCCAATCCGAATGACGATGAGAGCCTTTACCACAGCACTGAACTTGGTCACACGAAAGCCCTCGAAGCTCTTTTGAGACACGGTGCGTTGCCGGACGGGACGAACGCGTTGCCCAGGGCTCTCGATTTCGACAACGAAGAAATGGTCAGGCTCTTGCTGGAGGGAGGCGCTGATCCCAACCTGAGCGTGCCGGACCACCCGAGCGGGCAGCCGATGAACACGATACCCTCGCTTCATCAGGCGGCCAGGCGAGGCGGCTCCGTATGTGTTGTCAAACTGCTTCTGAAACACGGAGCGGATCCGGAAGCGGTCTGGGACGGACACACCGCCCATGCCATGGCGCTCATTTACGGCAACAATGAAGTGGCAGACTATTTGGCAGCGCAAGGTCATGAGAGGCCGCTTGGCCGCAACGAGATCGTTCTTGCCGCATGTGCGTCGGGAAAGAGCTCGCCAGGGCGGTTAGAAACGGAGCGCCTGAGTGAAGAGGACCAGGGTCTGCTCACGCGGCTGGCGTTCATCCCGGGCAAGCTTGACCACATGAAACGGCTCGTTGACGCGGGACTGGATCCGGATGTGCCCGACAGCATGGGACTGCCACCCCTTCATGTTGCGGGTTGGAACGGCCTTGCGGAGGAAATGGTCTACTTTCTCTCGCTTGGTCCGGATCTGGCGCGAAAGAACGACTTTGGTGGAGACGCCCTCGATACGGTACTTCATGGATCGGAATTTGCGCCGAGACGCCCGGAGGCTGACTACATCACTTGTGCGCGTTTGTTGCTGGAGGCCGGTAGCATTCTCTATCCGAAGTTCATCACCAATTGCGGCAATGAGGAAATGGCGCAGTTTCTGGAGGACTGGCGCGACGGTGTCCGCTAA
- a CDS encoding acyl-CoA dehydrogenase, translating into MYRAPVDEIAFTLKHVCGLHELQKTEHHAELGDDLVDAILNEAGRFAAEEIAPLNAVADKNGTTLENGKVTTPPGWRDAYHAWIEGGWNGLSADTEAGGQGLPQMLSAAAMEMWNSGSMAFAIGPTLTIGAVEAMERHASEKLKSTYLEKLVSGEWMGTMNLTEPQAGSDLNALRARAERNDDGTYRIFGQKIFITYGDHDLTDNIVHMVLARLPDAPAGTRGISMFLVPKFLVNEDGSLGERNDVRVAGVEHKMGIHGSPTCTMVYGDEDGAIGWLVGEENRGLACMFTMMNNARLAVGIQGLGVAERAYQHALAYAVERKQGKATGETGSGMSPIARHPDIKRMLLSMKSKTQVARAICYACAHAIDMAKIAADGDSRAFWNERAGLLTPIAKALSTDFGVEVASLGVQIHGGMGYIEETGAAQHLRDARIAPIYEGTNGIQSIDLVTRKLPLSGGAHVKQFISELSDIADEVAASNRPEFGATADCLKNSVADLEEATGYMLAALSENRVDDALSGATPYLRLAGLVLGGSLLAKGALRSVSEPARKLAERMLLARSYCETILGETSGLKSDIVLSAAAIQAFDAEALAS; encoded by the coding sequence ATGTACCGCGCGCCAGTTGACGAGATTGCCTTCACTTTAAAACATGTCTGCGGCCTGCACGAACTGCAAAAGACGGAGCATCACGCGGAACTGGGCGATGATCTCGTCGATGCCATTCTGAACGAGGCTGGTCGCTTCGCTGCCGAAGAGATCGCGCCGTTGAATGCCGTTGCCGACAAAAACGGCACAACCCTGGAAAATGGCAAGGTCACGACACCGCCCGGTTGGCGCGACGCTTATCATGCCTGGATAGAGGGCGGCTGGAACGGTTTGTCGGCGGACACTGAAGCAGGTGGACAGGGACTGCCGCAAATGCTGTCTGCGGCGGCGATGGAAATGTGGAACTCCGGTTCCATGGCGTTCGCGATCGGTCCCACACTAACGATCGGCGCTGTCGAGGCCATGGAAAGGCATGCATCTGAAAAGCTGAAGAGCACCTATCTGGAAAAGCTGGTGTCCGGCGAATGGATGGGGACGATGAACCTGACCGAGCCACAGGCCGGGTCCGACCTCAACGCGCTCAGGGCGCGTGCTGAACGCAATGATGACGGAACGTATCGCATTTTCGGCCAGAAGATCTTCATCACTTATGGGGATCACGACCTGACGGACAACATTGTTCATATGGTGCTTGCCCGTCTGCCGGACGCTCCGGCTGGAACCAGGGGCATCTCGATGTTTCTGGTGCCCAAGTTTCTGGTCAATGAGGATGGGTCTTTGGGCGAACGAAACGATGTTCGTGTTGCCGGGGTTGAGCACAAGATGGGCATTCACGGGTCTCCGACCTGCACAATGGTCTATGGAGACGAAGACGGCGCAATAGGCTGGCTTGTCGGAGAGGAAAATCGCGGTTTGGCGTGCATGTTCACGATGATGAACAACGCCCGCCTGGCGGTTGGCATTCAGGGGCTGGGTGTTGCCGAGCGGGCTTATCAGCACGCATTGGCTTACGCCGTTGAGCGCAAGCAGGGAAAAGCGACGGGCGAAACAGGCAGCGGCATGAGCCCCATAGCACGCCATCCCGACATCAAGCGCATGCTCTTGTCGATGAAATCCAAGACGCAGGTTGCAAGGGCAATCTGCTACGCTTGCGCGCATGCGATCGACATGGCCAAGATCGCCGCCGACGGCGACAGTCGGGCATTCTGGAACGAGCGTGCAGGTCTGCTCACGCCGATTGCAAAAGCGCTGTCGACGGATTTCGGCGTCGAGGTCGCATCGCTCGGTGTCCAGATCCATGGCGGCATGGGATACATCGAAGAAACCGGAGCCGCCCAGCACCTGCGCGACGCCCGCATCGCCCCAATCTATGAGGGGACAAACGGCATTCAGTCGATCGACCTGGTGACACGCAAGTTGCCCCTTTCGGGTGGTGCTCACGTGAAGCAGTTTATTTCCGAACTCAGCGACATCGCCGACGAAGTGGCAGCTTCCAACCGACCTGAATTCGGCGCAACGGCCGATTGCTTGAAAAACAGCGTCGCGGATCTGGAGGAGGCGACCGGTTACATGCTTGCCGCGCTGTCTGAAAACCGGGTTGACGATGCGCTCTCCGGAGCTACGCCCTATCTCCGGCTCGCCGGTCTTGTTCTTGGCGGTTCGTTGCTTGCGAAAGGCGCGCTGAGATCCGTCTCCGAACCTGCGCGAAAGCTTGCTGAGCGCATGCTTCTTGCGCGAAGTTATTGCGAAACAATCCTTGGCGAAACCTCCGGATTGAAATCTGACATCGTCCTGTCTGCCGCAGCCATTCAGGCATTCGACGCTGAAGCGCTCGCGTCCTAA
- a CDS encoding crotonase/enoyl-CoA hydratase family protein, translating into MIRKSFENGVQTLRLDRPEKKNALTGAMYTDLAEALEAGNENKELRCHLICGQPEVFTAGNDIGDFLQYAGRSAMSETPVVRFLRALVRNEKPLVAAVDGLAIGVGTTLLMHCDMVFASPRAFIRSPFVDLGLVPEAGSSLLGPQLMGHARAFELLCLGKPLNAEQAERVGLVNAIVETDVDAEALACAQEIASKPPEAMALSRKLLRGNTDALSDRVEEEIKIFASRLSAPETIAAFQAFMSKKKA; encoded by the coding sequence ATGATCCGCAAAAGCTTCGAAAACGGCGTCCAAACTCTGCGTCTCGACCGGCCGGAGAAAAAGAATGCCCTCACTGGGGCAATGTACACCGATCTTGCAGAGGCACTGGAGGCTGGAAACGAGAACAAGGAACTGCGCTGCCATCTGATTTGCGGTCAACCCGAGGTCTTCACGGCAGGCAACGACATAGGAGACTTCCTGCAATACGCCGGAAGGTCCGCCATGTCGGAGACGCCGGTCGTCCGCTTCCTGCGCGCTTTGGTGCGAAATGAAAAGCCGCTGGTCGCTGCTGTCGACGGCCTTGCGATCGGTGTCGGAACAACATTGTTGATGCATTGTGACATGGTGTTCGCCAGCCCGCGTGCCTTCATCCGCTCTCCCTTCGTCGATCTCGGTCTGGTCCCCGAGGCAGGCTCAAGCCTTCTTGGGCCTCAGCTGATGGGTCATGCGCGCGCCTTTGAGCTTTTGTGCCTCGGCAAACCGCTGAACGCCGAGCAAGCCGAACGTGTTGGGCTGGTCAACGCGATTGTCGAAACCGACGTTGACGCGGAAGCGCTCGCCTGCGCACAGGAGATTGCCTCCAAACCGCCTGAAGCAATGGCGCTTTCAAGAAAACTCCTGAGAGGCAATACGGACGCCCTCTCAGACCGTGTTGAAGAAGAAATCAAGATTTTCGCCAGCCGCCTGTCGGCACCGGAGACAATCGCGGCATTTCAGGCCTTCATGTCAAAGAAGAAGGCCTGA